The DNA segment GTAGCTTCAAAACGCCCTGTCTGAATTCTTTATCAGACATCTGGAGTTCATCCTTCTTAGGGTCTATTTTGTAAGTCGATGTATGTGGaattgaactttttctaaccttttccaattcctttttgtatttttcaatcattCTTTCTATGAATGACTTTAATGTTAAGTCAATAGTACCAAGTTTTTTGTTGTATACTAAATCCATTCCTAATATGTCTGTGTCAAGTACATCATCTATTAGGGTCCCTGTAATTTTCAGTTCGAAATTACTTTCTAGTTCATTTATGAATTCATCCAATCTTTGTTCATCATCTGCTGCAATAACACAGTCATCAACATAAACTGCAATCATTAGATTCTTATCCTCGGATTGATATAATCCTGGAGTATAAGTGTTATCTTTTAATCCAATACTATTCAAGTATTGTCTTAGATGGTCGTTCCATTCTTTAGGACTCTGCTTAAGACCATACAATGCTTTATTGAGTTTAACTACACATCTCCTGTCATATGGATGCGGAAtgtatatttcttcttccaatttaGCATATAAGAACGCATGATTGATGTCCAAAGTTTTCATAAACATATTTCTGTTGTTCGCAATCATTAGAAAGATTTTAATATGATTGTGATTTAAGGATTCCGTAGCTATTACGTTGTAAGTGTCAGGTGTCTGAATATCACCTCTACACACAATCCTTGCTTTATAAataccatttcttttctttgtaaaaattgtatttgtGGGAATTATTAATTTATCAGGAATTTCTGTCCTGTTATACTTGATTTTCATATCAAAAACCTCCATATCTATGAGATTATGCAATTCTTTATGATATGCTTGTTTGTattcatgtttttctttgagatctgtattttttgtaatagCTTCATTATAATAGATGGCTCTAATTTTCGGTGTTGAGCTTGTTTCAGTATTATCTGGAACTAATTTAActctatttttctttagacgttttttgtctctttcaaatttgtgACCAGCAggattattgttttcaacgtgtctctttctttttctattcaaGGAACCAAATGTTTTACTCAAGAATGCAGTTTTATCAGCAATTGCTCTTGATGCGTCATCTGTTTCAGTTGTGGTAATTGAGGTTTCTAACGTAGTATTTGACTCTTGAGTTTCACTACTTTGTTCCGATTTTACCAGCTTTTCATTCTGTTCCtttgatgaattattttcattagaGTCGTTTAATGTCCCTGccttattattgttgtccACACTATTCTCAAGCGGGGTCGGGTGATGATTTTCACCATCATTATTGTCTTCATTGTTTGTTGAATAATCATCAGTATGATAATTATTGACGCGTTCTACCGTTTTTATAGGTAAGTTCATATcgtttgttttcaaatcaacttcattttctggaCTTCGAAATTTAACGTTTCTTTCAATGCTCCCTTTTTCAAGAGGCACTGTGTCATGAACTGATTCAACAGACGGTTCAACAGATCGTTCCTGTTGTGATTCTATGATTACACTATctgttttattattttttcttgtaactGTAACTGAGTCAGTTGTAGGATGATGGGAACTATAATCGCTCTCATCATCTGATAATTCTTTGTAGTTTATTTCATTACCACTGATCTTCCTTTGCATTCTGCTAGCAATATTaccatcattattgatgTTTATAGTATTCTGGCTTCCAAcaagattttcttgtatTGCCGTGGGAATTCTataaacattttcatcgaggatatcttcatcagtaGTActtgatttatttattttgtttcgATCGCTTTCAGTagtgatcttttcttttaattgaAGATCTGAATCTCTATCCATGTTTGTCACATGATCGtattcatcttcttctgattCTTCTATGTTAGCGAAGACGTAGTCTAAATTTCCTTCTAGATTATCACTAGGAGATGGATATTTAGCATTAACTTCGATCTGAGCCAATTCTTCTGTGGTAAACAAGTCTGTAAGTAGTGTAACTCGTTTATGATCATCTTCGTAATTTTCCAATGCATCATATAATCTTGAAACAGCATCTGAGCTTTCTGCTTCATTGAAGGTATCTGATCTACTTTGATCATCTAGGTATATGTTCTGTGTGTTCCTTAATATTGGATCCACTGCATAGTCTGGAATTGTGTAATTATCTGAAgtgacaatttttttaatagatggtacaaaaaatttgtatcCATGACTATTAGGATCTTTGCATAATATTATAGCACTAAGTCCTGATGGTTCTAGTTTGTTGTGTTTATGATTCCAAATTATTCCTTGTTCTCCGAAGGGTAAGAAGGACATGAATCTCACTTTAACAGGTTGACTAGAGATCGCCTTTAAGGGTAGTTGACCTGTGGTCTTGTTTTCTAAACAATTGCGTACATTGGTAGCAGATGTTACTGCGTATTCCCAAAATTTAATACGTAAGTTACTATGTTTTAACAAGGTTGTTGCATCAGTAACAATGGTTCTGATGTATCTTTCTGCTCTTCCGTTGGCAGCATGATCTTGTGTAgcggaaaaaatatgatgaattccttttgaaacaaaatattttgctaTCTGATCATTTGTAAATTCAGTTCCTTGGTCTGAATTGATTTCTCTGACTTTTCTGTCAAATTGTGTTTCCACATACTGaatattcttcttgatctGTGCTAAGATAGTTTCAGCATTTTTGTTAAAATGTGTGGAGGTGATGCAATATCTTGTATTGTTATCAACCATAATAAGCATGTATCTTTTCGTATCCGAGTTCGAGTTTGATACTGGACCAAAGATATCCATGCACCACGATGAACCCGGTTCATGATCGATACTGTGTTCGTTCATGGATCCAGCATAATGGTTCCTTCTCGTGGCTTTTGAAACCTTACAAGTTTCACACCAAAATTCATTTGGTTCTTTAATtaaatcaatattttcttcgtaATGACTATGTTTAATGgagttttcaattcgttGAACTCCCGTATGTCCCATTCGTTTATGAGCATCTTTTAAGCTTATAATTTTGGGCttcattcttatttttttaaaggaAGTTGGTTGTATTGCATTGATTTTAAAATCATGTGGAGGATGATCAATTAAGTCATCCATTTTTACGTGAATAATTCCATCTTTTACATGAGTTTTAATGTTCATGTCCTTGTTTTCCAAGGTAGAATAGTTTTTGCTTAAAACCAGATCGGTTTCTTTAGCTAACTCATAACCACTGATAATTgtagtttcttcttcaggaACATAATGAGTTAATAAGTAATCATCGTTTGTAttacattttattttgatgtATCCTGATCCTTTAACGGGAACTGAGTTGTCTTTTCCAATACCAAAgaatttcactttttctttgttgtcTTCATAATCGTGtaacaaatttttattattcgtAATATTGACACCTGAACCAGTATCAATAATGACTAGGTTTTTGTTTGAACcctttttgttcttcctcttttgttttttcaaaggttttGACTGGGTTTGTGCCAGTTTTAGTGTATTCTTTTTGGGTTGAACCTTGCGAATAATTACCTTTTGAGTAGCTGAACGTGGTAGGCCTAAGCTCTCTGTTTGGCTTCAATTTGCAGTTTACTGAACTGTGGAAGACAGACTTACAATATCTGCAGTCTTTTTCTATATGATCAGAACTGATAGGTCCCAAATCCCTTACTGCCTCAATAACAGTGTTAACCAATAATTCTTCGTATCTCATGTTCTGATCAATTTCATGATTGTACAAACGTTGTTTAACTGGATTTCTCAGGGATTCATGTAAGGTTCCCAGAATCGCTTCCTTCAAGTATTTTGCAAGGTTTGGACAGTTCTGACAGCATTCTGAAAATACCCatttttccattaaaaccaatttttgaagttcatTCATTAATAGTTCAGAATCTCTACATGTTGTGTCAACCAAGACCTTCTTCCAAGCCTGTGATGTTTTTTCTAAGTCGTAAATGTTCTgatatttaatttttaGATTATGAATGATTCTAAAAATGTCGGATGTGAATGTGTTCATGACATCTAAGCTGTCAGTAAGTCCTTCTTTGATAATCTTACAtaagatttcattttcacgAGGATcaatgttttgaatatccttatcaaaaacatcatcaaattcatattttttaatgtaTTGCTGAAAGTTGTTTAAGAAGATAGGAACGTTTCCAATGTTACTCAATTTATGATAAAAAATCGAATCCTTCGGATAAAACTTCCTGTTTTTTAAGGTGAGCGTATCGAACAAGAAATAGGTTCCAGTAGCATCGATTTGAGCATGTAAGATATTAGTAATCTTCTCAAGTTCCTTTGCCTTTATCCTGTTTATTAacttttggattttttctttgacctTCTCAATTGTTTCACTGTTTTCTAACACTTGTTTGACTACAGTTCTAACGTCATCCgtttttgaaagcttttcttcctcttgtcTTAAAACATTCAGAATACGTTTAAACTTTGTtaattccttcaaatcttcttccatttgGTCATCTTCAATAGAAAGAtcttttattgataattGAGCACTGTGAACAGTATCAATCGTTTTGACTTTAGATTGAACCTGCGTAGAAATGTTGTCGTCAGTAACATTTCTTGTCTCATCCCTCACTGGGGTCGCcatgttgataattagtagtattaattaagaataaaaagcagaactctttcttatactatataagagaggtatataaaacacacgccgattggacatgttaaatatgttcaatataataataacctAGGGAATCTAccataagttcaatgtaacgactcatatcatttatatataaattccaagttgatgttcaattaatggatctttgatttcagttaACCGAACTCTCtgaacagctcgtttagcattCCTTCATCCTACCAAAGATACGACATCTGTGTAACATATACGAAGTAcactttagaatacaatctgagtacttcagatagtaatgatgactagttatgtgaataatgatgaacctacttgttccaacaaaaaaGGTTTCTGTTGGGCGATACAACTTCAGTGCAAAATATAAGAGGTATGCGTAGTACAAAATTTGGACCTGCGAATGGTTACAGTAGTCACTTATGCGGACAATGATAAATCCACTAAATTCATATCCTGTCCTATTCTTACATCATGGGTATTCCCGAATACTAATTCGCCCactttttggaaagattaCACTCAATTACTACTGCTTTACCATTATATTGTGCACTTTTTTGTGCAAGCTGTTGTACCAGAACAAAAATACCCAATGACGGTAAttatacatatattttttcaaatagttATTATTGAAGCTCTCATTTTAgttttgtaaaaaaaattatccaAAAAGTGTAAGATTTGTGCTTCTGCTACATTGATGCATATGGTGTatagtttttgttttaaCGTTTTGGTACCTTTTGAGGtaaaacagaaaaacttAAGTTCATTTGGCGCTGAAAAGTAAACACAAACTataaatgaagatattCCTCATATCAAGTCCaagaataaacaaaaaaggagCCCAGGCACTGAGAATATGCGTCCAAACAGAGTCCAGTTTTCTGCTAGTGGAAACATATGACACATGATATATTCGACCGGTTTCGTGATACTAAAAATCTTACGGCAAAAAGAACAGACTGCCTATCCATTATCTAACATTCTCATTtagtttgaaatttttaacCTTTTAGATGATGTACTCTTTAAAATCTAAagttttgaacttttttccttcacaTTCCTGATTTTACACATTCAAAACGCGCTGTGAAGTTGATAGAAATTTGCAGATAAAGGcacatttttatattttatgtatcttttattgaaaagtaGAGGTCTCCTAATTGTTCTCAAGTCGttacatttttatttaacCGAACTTAACAGCTATATATTCTGgttttcattgaataaATTTTCCGAACTACccagattttttttttcttcctctttttctaGTGGATCAGATCAAAGCCGACTAAAAAATTCGAGAAGCTACAATAACCTCTTTTAAAAGTTGAAAAGGGTCATTcctaaaaaaattatctgCTTTcacatttttcttctagtGATTCAAAGATGGCGAGAACTATAACATTTGACATTCCTTCTCAGTACAAGCTCGTAGATCTGATAGGCGAGGGAGCGTATGGAACAGTATGTTCGGCAATTCACAAACCTTCTGGTATAAAGGTCgctatcaagaaaatacagCCCTTCAGCAAAAAGTTGTTTGTTACCAGAACCATACGTGAAATCAAACTCTTACGGTACTTTCACGAACACGAGAACATAATAAGTATTTTGGATAAGGTAAGACCCGTATCTATAGACAAGCTGAACGCAGTTTACTTGGTCGAAGAGCTGATGGAAACTGACCTACAAAAAGTAATCAACAACCAAAATAATGGTTCCTCTACTTTAAGCGATGATCACATCCAATACTTCACCTACCAAATTTTAAGGGCCCTAAAGTCTATTCATAGTGCACAAGTTATCCATAGAGACATAAA comes from the Saccharomyces kudriavzevii IFO 1802 strain IFO1802 genome assembly, chromosome: 7 genome and includes:
- the SKDI07G2940 gene encoding uncharacterized protein — its product is MNIKTHVKDGIIHVKMDDLIDHPPHDFKINAIQPTSFKKIRMKPKIISLKDAHKRMGHTGVQRIENSIKHSHYEENIDLIKEPNEFWCETCKVSKATRRNHYAGSMNEHSIDHEPGSSWCMDIFGPVSNSNSDTKRYMLIMVDNNTRYCITSTHFNKNAETILAQIKKNIQYVETQFDRKVREINSDQGTEFTNDQIAKYFVSKGIHHIFSATQDHAANGRAERYIRTIVTDATTLLKHSNLRIKFWEYAVTSATNVRNCLENKTTGQLPLKAISSQPVKVRFMSFLPFGEQGIIWNHKHNKLEPSGLSAIILCKDPNSHGYKFFVPSIKKIVTSDNYTIPDYAVDPILRNTQNIYLDDQSRSDTFNEAESSDAVSRLYDALENYEDDHKRVTLLTDLFTTEELAQIEVNAKYPSPSDNLEGNLDYVFANIEESEEDEYDHVTNMDRDSDLQLKEKITTESDRNKINKSSTTDEDILDENVYRIPTAIQENLVGSQNTININNDGNIASRMQRKISGNEINYKELSDDESDYSSHHPTTDSVTVTRKNNKTDSVIIESQQERSVEPSVESVHDTVPLEKGSIERNVKFRSPENEVDLKTNDMNLPIKTVERVNNYHTDDYSTNNEDNNDGENHHPTPLENSVDNNNKAGTLNDSNENNSSKEQNEKLVKSEQSSETQESNTTLETSITTTETDDASRAIADKTAFLSKTFGSLNRKRKRHVENNNPAGHKFERDKKRLKKNRVKLVPDNTETSSTPKIRAIYYNEAITKNTDLKEKHEYKQAYHKELHNLIDMEVFDMKIKYNRTEIPDKLIIPTNTIFTKKRNGIYKARIVCRGDIQTPDTYNVIATESLNHNHIKIFLMIANNRNMFMKTLDINHAFLYAKLEEEIYIPHPYDRRCVVKLNKALYGLKQSPKEWNDHLRQYLNSIGLKDNTYTPGLYQSEDKNLMIAVYVDDCVIAADDEQRLDEFINELESNFELKITGTLIDDVLDTDILGMDLVYNKKLGTIDLTLKSFIERMIEKYKKELEKVRKSSIPHTSTYKIDPKKDELQMSDKEFRQGVLKLQQLLGELNYVRYKCRYDIEFAVKKVARLVNYPHEQVFYMIYKIIQYLARHKNIGIHYDRDLDKDKKIIGITDASVGSEYDAQSRIGVIIWYGRNIYNIYSNKSTNRCVSSTEAELHAIYEGYADSETLKATLTELGEGDNRNIVMITDSKPSIQSLNRSYQQPKEKFTWIKTEIIKEKIKEKVIKLLKITGKENIADLLTKPVSISDFERFIKVLKNQITSQDILASTDY